The segment gggggaATCCCTGcgggctttttttttttttatttttatggaaaatctTTCCTTCCTGACAAGCCCCCGGGGGGCTGCGCTGCCGGTGGGTGTTTCTGGAGGTGGGCGCTGGCTGCGGGCCCCGCTGGGTGTGTCCCGGCGGGATGCGCCTTAGTCTATGCTTTGGTGCTGCGGGGGCTGCGGAAAAACCCATCCTTCCTTCCAGCCGGGATCCAAGCTGAGCATCCCCCCTGGTTTGGTACCCACCAAGTTTTGCACAGGTAAACGCACCCCGCAGCAGCCCAGAGGCTCGGAGCTCCTGAAGGCCCGGGAGGCTTTTTGGCAGCGGGGTGGGGCAGGGCATTTTGGGGACGTCCCTAGCCCCACCAGGAGGATGGATGGCGGTGGTTTTTTAACCTGGGGAAGCTCCCTTTGCTTCGGACAGCGGGTGGCGGAGCACTGGACGCTGTGgcctctgtgctgggggagccccGCAAGGCAGTGGGGttcctggggagcagccctgagctcagaCCTTGGGGGGCTTTGGACAGGCTGGAGGGGTGCATTGCTGACGAAACAGAGGCTCCCACAAAGGCTGTGAGCATCATTTAGGATTTCTCACGGGATCCCCCTACCCACATTTCTCCGTTGTTGGGTGGGGGGCAGGTGTACCCCCATGCTGGGCCGCTGCTGCCCGATGGATGGATGGTGTGTGTTTGTCCGGGGGTTTTCTCGGGGCTGCTCTCCCGGCCTCTGCGGAGGtgtcagcagcagtggggacagggacggggcACTGCGAGGACAGGTCGGGGACTGGGTGTGGTCGGCGATTCTCCACCGCTGCCGAGATGAGTTGGGTGGTCTCAGCCCCGCTGCCACACGCATGGAGTGAGGGAGAAGAGCTGTGCCATGCTCGGATTTCCCCACTCCcgaggaggggacacagcttCGGAGTGGCATTAAGAGGCTGCCTTTGGGGGGTGGGATCCCTTGGCACCCACCCAGCCTCCGGCCGCAGTGCGGCCCCACTGCGTGTGGGACATGTGGgggctgtcccctgtcccctgtccccagccaggagccacATGAAGGGGGTAAGGATCACAGCCTCCCCAGcgggagagggaaagggaggtgaaagcagctctgggcttCTGCAAAACTTTCTCCCCTCAACCAGGGTGAAAGTGGGTGCTAAAAGCTTCCTGTaccccagcaggggctgcacagagGGTTGCAGGGCTGGGTCTcccctgttcctgcagggatgtgcagccaAACCAGGGAGGTTCATGTGATTTCTCCTGCTCGCTCCACGGCATGAAACCGAACTCCTCTGGGGTCAGAAATCCCCCAGTgtggccctgctctgctttgaattttttctgCAACGTGTCTCAGAGGGAGGGTGAAGGAGCCAGGCGGGGCCGTGCCTCATGGCTGGCCTCAGCTGACGCTCAGCGCTTCATTCATGGCTGGGCtccattttccagctgtttttctcCCTCTACCAGCTTCCTCGGAGCAAATGGCGCTGCTGGAGGACTTTCTCCGGGAGGCTGGGGAGAGCCCACACCGCAGTGGGTTGCAGTTATAAGCGGTGCTGGTGTTAGAAAACAACCTGCAAGTTACCCTGGAAACCCAGCTGTGTTTCCTGGTCTCCAAGGATGTGTGGGACTGATGGTGGCCTTGATGCTGCACAGAAACTCAGATAACAGCTGTGGGGGGATATTGTGGGGGCTGCCCAGCACCGTGTGACAAGGAaatgtccccagcagctgctgaagctgggatGGCCCCCgggcctgggctgcaggggagtgGAAGGGACATTATGGGGTGCAGCGAgaaggcacagccctgctgacagTGCCCGGCCCTTTTTCACGTATTCAGCACATTTTCCCCTCTGGTTTCTCTTGGTACTGGCTGGAAGCTGTGCAGGCTCTGTACTGCCCCTGTGGGgtccccagtgccaggctcaGTAGCCACAGGGTGGCCGGCAGAGCCCCTCTCCCTGAtccatcctgcagcacctggcatTGCTCTCCCGTGGGCACCACACCCAGGAGGGAGCAGACCCTCCCTCAACTAACACAGCCTGAAGAGAGGGGCCTTGGCTCACACTGACCTTTCTGTTCCCTTGCACAGCTCCTCCTTGCCCTCGCTCCAGTGATTTCCAGCTTGGGAAGCCATGGCACCCCAAGGAAAGGTAAGGGTGAGCTCCACACACCAGGGACGGGTCCTGGGcagaccccagagctgtggcaatatctccagcagcagcagggatgtaGTGACGTGCATGGACACCATGCTGCCCAGAGCCTGTTTACattcctgcctctccagccaGTGCTGTCTGGATGTGATGCAGATGGGGgaagtgctgggctggggagcagagacagCAAGGAGCAAAAATCCTTTTGGGACcacagtgggatggggaagagaagtGGGGCcgtgggaaggagaggagatgTTGCACTGGAGATTTGGGCGTGTGATGGAGAAAACTCCTGCCTGAGTGTGCTGCAAGGCGTGCAGCTCTATTTGggcctttcccctctccctaGCCTGGATTACTGCCCACTCCAGAGTGGGGCTGGTGCAGTGTAGCAGCTGGGTGAGCAGGtgctcccctgcagccaggaaaacATCTCAGTGTGGGTGGAAAAGCCTGCCTCGgtgggcagctgtggctggctCAGTGCAGCCTGCCTGCTGGTAGGGGAGgagtcccagcccagagcctccCTTCTCCACTGCTGGGGCCAGGCATTTCCATTCCCTGGAGAAATCAAGCAATTATTTCCTCCAGCCTTACTAGCCAAGGCTTCCTGCCGAGCTAAGGAATTTGCTCTcggtggggaaactgaggcacagtgCAGGTGAGCATTTTCCTGCAGTAGTCCAGGACTCCAAGAAGCCATGGGGTGGAAGAGAGCAAAGCCATGAGGAATTTTGCTTCcaccctcctgtccccagtgtggCTTATTTTTAGCTGGGAGGTCCCGGACAGGCCAGGATGACTcagaggctggaggaggggaggcaggaggcCCCTGGCAGCTGAAACAGGATGGAAAGTGGGATGGGGGTATGAAGAGTATGCAGTGGGCAGGATGCTGTTTCCATCCTAACTAAAGTTCCTGCACTTCCCTGGGGCTCATTCCCAGAGAGAATGCAGGGAGTGTGGGGTGATGCAGAACACTGagctcctgcctcagtttcctttgCCCCAGCAAGGCAGGAAGCTCATGCTTTGATggctcagcaggcaggagcatcTGCTCTTCCTCTCCATTTAACCACAGCCAACATCTTGACTTCCCAATACTCTCCAGCTACCCTTGTTcactcctgctgcctccaggcaCCTCCTTTGCCTTGCAATTTATTTCCATCTCTGCAAGGCATGTGTGTGGGAGCAGCTTGTGCCAAGCCAGGAGGGTCTGGGAGCTGCCGGGAAGTGGGGCTAAATCCAGCTCTCCTGATGAATCACCTGCAATACGATCTGTCCCGTGCCCTCCTGGTTCCCTGGAACATCTCCTCTTGGTCCCTGCCACATGGGACACcaatgccagcagctcctcccagaaGGGCCTGTGGGATGTGCCCAGTTTCTCTCTGGAAAATAGGAGGAGAGAGGCTGGCTTGTTTCTGAAGGTGCTGGGTGGgatgtgcagcagagctgttgtgCCATGATATTGGGATGGGCCCCAGGAGAGTGGTGGGTGCGGAGCTGCCTTGAGTCCATCTCCCTGGGCTTGTTCCTGGAGGCACTTCCTGGGTCAGGGACATTGATGCCCATCTTCTCTGATGATATGCTGGCTTTAGATGCCCATGCTGGCAGCAGGCCCTTTGTACAGCTCCTGAGGATCTTAAAGAAGCTGTGCAGCAGATGCTGAGCAGATGAGCCCAGGGAGGTGCATGTACTCAGCTAGCACACGGTACAAGCAGAGCCACGGGAGGATGCTCACTTTCCCAGGATGCTGACACAGCtgacagccccagctcagctcccagccctcctgttCCACAGCAAGACTGCtaaggaaatgctgctgctcagttCTTCCCACTCTGTGCCTCTGGTGGGGATGTATCCCAGTTCCTGATGTGGGGCCGGGATGGTTTCGCATCTGCTTCCACCCAGGGTGGTGCTGATCTCATTCAGAGTCCGGCTCCAGGCTCCCATGGGGTGAATTCCCCTGGACAAAGCTGACCTGGGACGGGGGATTTTGGTCCCTCCTTTTTCCTGAGGTCTCTGGAGGTGTCATTCCTGGGCTCCCTGTTGTACAGTCTGGAAGTGGCAGAAAAGCAGATGGAAGTGGATCATATCAACTCCAGGATTTCTCAGGCTCTCAGGAAAGTCTTTGCCAATACCCAGGGTCTCTGCTCCAACCCCTTGGTTCAGCCTGGGCCCCATGGGAGTGCATGCTGGAGCAGGACAAACTGTTGGCAGCTCTGGTGCTTCTCAGTGTTTTCCACTTAGCAGCCCATTTATTCCTGTAGATTTGTCTTTTTGCTTGGGGTCCAGGCAGAGCTTTGGCATCCTCAGCACCTAGAGTGGTTCCTTGCTTGCAACAGGCAGTGGAAAATTAATTccctctgcagggagagcaaacaggaaaagaaacaactgCAGAGGAGAACAACAGTTTATGTCTGAGGTTTGCCTTGGGCGACCTGAGCCACAGCAGATCTCACCTCAGTCCTGCTAAGCTTCAACTTCTCCTTCCTTCATCCCACTggggctgctccttcctcttgtaccttctcccttcctttcccatAGGTCTACAGGGGCTCAGTGAAGGATTTCCCAGGCTTTGATGCCAACCAGGATGCAGAGGCCTTGTACAATGCCATGAAAGGATTTGGTATGGATGCTTCTCCAGactgtcccagggctgcccttGGTGTCCCCTATTCCTTTGGTTGACCCTCGCATGGCTGGGTGTCGTGCATCACTTCCCCTCTCAGCTGACTGACTGCTTTAGCAGTGTGCTAAAgctctcctgctttcctttcctccctggAGCTGGTTTGGCTCTGCTTgtcctcccagccccagctccagatcagctttgggcacagcagggtggcTGTGGTGACTCCTGGCTCTCCCCACAGGCAGTGACAAGGAGGCCATCCTCGACCTCATCACATCCAGAAGCAACAAGCAGCGGGTGGAGATCTGCCAAGCCTACAAGTCCCTCTATGGGAAGGTAAAGCCAGGAACACTCCCTGGCCCGTGCCCCCACTGCAAATACAAGTGGCCGTGGCTGCCACCACCCAGCCCACACAGGGACCCACTGCTCCCTGGACCCACTCAGAGGTGCTGTGGAGCAGAGGATCCCCCAGCCCCTTTCTCCCCCTCTGCCAGGACCTCATTGCAGACCTGAAGTATGAGCTGACAGGGAAGTTTGAGCGGCTGATCGTGAGCCTGATGCGCCCCCCAGCTTATGGAGATGCCAAAGAGATCAAAGATGCCATCTCGGTGAGGGGTGGGCATGCCCCCCAGGGCCCCTGTGAggacagcccagccagccccagggctcaTGGGGCTGTGTCTCTGCCCGCAGGGTGTTGGCACGGATGAGAAGTGCCTCATCGAGATCCTCGCCTCCCGCACTAACCAGGAGATCCATGAACTGGTGGCTGCCTACAAAGATGGTAAGGGCTGAGaaagggcaggggctgccctgtgtccccttGGGCCACAAAAAGGGTGGAGATGAAGGGATCCAGCTCTCCAGGCCTGACCTCTTCCCTTCCTATTCTTAGCCTATGAGAGAGACCTGGAAGCTGACATCGTTGGAGACACATCGGGCCACTTCAAGAAGATGCTCGTTGTTCTGCTTCAggtgtgtccatctgtccagCATCTGTAGGTGGTGGGTgactgtgccctgcagggctgagtcCATCTCTCTCCCACAGGGTGCCAGGGAAGAGGATGATGTGGTGAGCGAGGATTTGGTGCAGCAGGATGCCAAGGTGAGGCTTGGTGGGTCACTGTGGTAGGTGGCTatctgggcagggatggggctggtggcactgggacagctgGATTTAGGCTGCAAAAGGTGGGTGGGTGCCAAGGGCAGCACCCTGAGTCAGGCTGTgccaccatccccatcccacaaGGACCTGCTGGAAGCTGGCGAGCTGAAGTGGGGCACAGATGAGGCCCAGTTCATCTACATCCTTGGCCGGAGGAGCAGGCAGCATCTCCGCCTGGGTGAGCATCACCTGCGAGCTCAGGGTGGGCGTGAACGTATCTtggcagcttctccaggcaTCTCCTTGCTCTCATTCCACAGTCTTTGATGAATATCTGAAGATTGCTGGGAAGCCCATTGAGAGGAGCATCCGGGGAGAGCTCTCTGGTGACTTCGAGAAGCTGATGTTGGCTGTGGGTAAGCCAGCCCCACATGGGGATCCTGCAAAAACACATCACTGCTCTTCCTGGACTGGGAGGGCTCAGCACTGGGACCAGCAaggtcagggctgtgctgtcagggagctcagggaggctCCTTCAGGATGAGTGGGGATGCTGGATGTAGTTCACGTGGGGTGTGGGTGCTCAGAGGTTGGGGACACTGGAGGCACTGGTGAAGGTGGGTGCTGGAATCCCTTACCACACCTTAATTTCCCTGCAGTGAAATGCATCAGAAGCAAAGCAGAGTATTTTGCTGAAAGGCTCTACAAGGCCATGAAGGTGAGTGGATTTCCCCTTCTCTACAGGGACCCCCCAGCATTGCAGGGATCTGGCCAGAGGAGGGGTCCCCTTGCCacagggtgctgctggagagaaGAGTGACACAGGTCCATGAAGGCAGGACTTGGATGACCTGGGGTCTCTTCCCTATCCTCCAAAGGAGTTACTCCTTCAGACCCAGGGCTGGGTAGAAATCAGATAGAGGGTCCCACATGTGATGGACTGACAGAGTTGCTCAGCCATCCCAGGCTTGATGTGGGGCTGCTCCGTTGCAGGGTTTGGGCACCAGAGACAACACGCTGATCCGCATTATGGTGTCCCGCAGCGAGATCGACATGCTGGACATCCGGGAGGTGTTCAGGACCAAGTATGAGAAATCTCTCTACAACATGATAAAGGTAagggctgggggtccctgctGACCctccaagcagctgctgctgctgcctccctcagGATGCCAGCGCCCCTGGGAGGGCTTTGCTGGGTGTCCATCTCTGAGGACAGGGTTCAGGGAGACTCCTCTCCATGAGCCCATCCCATGGCACTACCTTGACTCTACCTACTGCATGGTTCTCtgtctcctgcctttccaggaGGACACGTCTGGGGAGTACAAGAAGGCTCTGCTGAAGCTGTGTGGAGGGGATGATGAGTAAGACCACCTGTCACCCCCTTTGTCCCTCTTCACCCCACTGGTGCTGGGTACAACCTCTGGGTCAGAGCCTGGTGGAGCACCTggaccagcagcacccacagtgACTCTGGCTCGGTACAGGAGGCCCTGTGGCCTCTCTAAATGGCCAGCCACAATGTCATGGTCCCTTCTTGGCACgtgggagccctgcagggcagggccaaACCCCTGGAGGGAGGATGCTCTGGTGGGGGAGGTTTCACCACACATTTCCTCCCATTCCCAcccatccagccccacagcaagcacctggctcctgcccctgtgcccagtgGATACAAAACACCCTTTGTGGAGGAGCAAGGCACAGTGAGggggggctgctggcaggtgcAGGGCCCCATGgctcactgtcccctgtccttgCCCTCgttgcagtgctgcaggtgagtTCTTCCCCGAGGCGGCGCAGGTGGCCTATCGGATGTGGGAGCTTAGTGCGGTCAAAGTAGAGgtcagcacccccagcccctgcacccctctgtgctgcctgccagcttgggacccctggctgctcctctctgccatggggcacagccagccccacacCTCTGCTCTGACTCTCGctccccagcttctctggatgccattctgtggttttggggtATGAGGCTGGCAGGATGTAAccgtggcagggctggctgccccCCGTGGGCTCCACTAACCCTCTCCTCCCTCTGAGGCCTTCCTCCCTTGGGGCAGTGGGTCCTGCATGTCTCTGCAAGGCATCACatgcagccctggctccagtGCCCACCAAAGAActcctgtccctggggtggCCCAGAGCTGGCCAGGGCATGGCTGCAGTATGGGGAGCAGCAACCTgcatgcagctgcagctcccacaaAAGGGTGCTTTGGGAGGTGCAGAAGATACACCCTGAGCCCTACATGAACACTGTGAGCATGGAGATGTGTTTGGAGCTGTAAGGATACAGGAGGATAGAACTGTAAGGCAGGAATGGGCACCTTTTCAGCGATTCCTCTTCTGTCTCTCAGTGACAtggccagcccaggctgagatGTTCCAGGCTAGGGCAGGCAGGTGTAACACTGGGCAGGACACCAAGACTCCAGGGACTGTCTGTTGCTGTCTTCTTCCTGCTCTCTTGCTGGCTATGGTTTGCCCCTAATGGAAAGGGTGACAGTGGTGGGGAGATCCTCACTGATCCCCAGGTGCTTGCACTAACACAGAACCTGCTTTGGCCTCAGCTTGCTGGGTGGCaccttccctcctctccatctctccttctctccatctcttctctccatcccttcatcccttcctccctctcatCTCGAGGGTGAACACAAACCCCTCTCTGCATCCACAGCTGCGAGGAACCGTGCAGCCTGCAGGAGATTTCAACGATGATGGGGACGCACAGGTGCTGAGGAAGGCAATGAAGGGCCTGGGTAAGTGAGGACTGTGAGTTTAGaccctttctgctgctcctcaaCAGCTCCTGGGGCAGAAAATCCACCTGGCCCACACAGGGCTGCATGGAAACCCCAGGGGGAATCAAGACGGAGCTGTGGGAGTtctcccttcccacctcccCAGTTTGTGGGGGTGGTGATGTGCCCATGGTCAggggtgacacggtgacactgtgtggctctgctgtcaTTGCAGGCACGGACGAAGGGGCCATCATAGAGGTGGTGACCAAGAGGAGCAACGCCCAGAGGCAACAGATCCTAAAGGCTTACAAGGCTCATTATGGCAGGGTactgcagcctccatcccaccctgctTGCTTCTGCCCACATCCTGCCCCCTCTCACATGAGATCAGCCCCTGACTGAAAGGAATCTTGCCTAGGGAGTAATGGGCAGCTAGAGCACACTCACTTGTCCTGGTATGACTTGCCCAAGGGAAACAGAGTTGTCACAGCAGACTCCCACTCTGAGTGCCCTACCAGCCCAAGTGAGGGTGTCCCTTCCCCTTCACTtgccccatcctcagctccacACAGAGCTCTCCAGAACTAGAATCTTCTCAGAGCCACCCAAATATGTGACATCAAATGCTCCAAGTGATTTCACAGATGTCTTCAACCCCTATGCTCTCCTacccctttttttctctcatgttgCCTCAACTGGTCCAtccctgcagaagcagctggggaCTGAACCCTCAAACACTTTTGCAGGACCTGATGGCAGACCTGAAATCTGAGCTGTCTGGCAGCTTGGCCAAGCTGATCCTGGGGCTGATGCTGACACCGGCCCAGTACGATGCCAAGCAGCTGAGGAAGGCTGTGGAGGTAATTGTCACACTGCTGGTGGCCCAGAGCTGTCAATGCCCACAGCTTCACATGCCCCAGGGTCTCATCTCCTATGGAGAAGAAAAGATCACAAAGTACTAGGACAAAGACCTGGTTTGCACTCAAGACTTGCATGCCTCTTTGCAGCCCAGCATGCTCAGCCAGCTGGTAGCCACAAGAGAACCAGAGTAGGGGCAAACCAGTGACATGCATTGCTATCCACCAGTCACACCAGCTGGGACCCCACTAGCAGTGTACTTGGACACTTCATGTTGGTTCCTACCAGCCCCTGGGGCCATTTGCTGGATGTAGACTTTTTCCACATGGTTGACCTGGACCCCTCCTTGcctgacactgcagagcagtgcaatCATGTCCCCATCTGGTGttggcacctgcagcacccaccaTGCCCCTCTCTTCCAGGGGGCCGGCACAGATCATGGCCACACGGAACAACCAGGAGATCAGGGCTATCAACGAGGCCTATCAGGAAGGTAGGACATGGGGGGTACAGGGGGACTACCCAGATTCTGGGCACAGATAACAGTGTACAAGGCCCTTCTACAGCCCAGGCAAAGTTTTGTCTCTGGGTTGGGTCCATGGCTTGGTGTTGTGAAGGTCTGTTAGTCcctccagcagagcactggTCCTCGCCTCTCTCCATCtcaccatccctgccccaggtcTGCCATCAGTGTTTCCTTCCCTGAGAGCTCTTTCAGAATGATCCTATTCCCTCCAGAGTGCCTGGAGCAAGAGGCTGTGCTTATGCTCAGGGGATTAGTGCTGCTGGGGTGACCCCTTTTTCTGGGTTTGAGCTCAGCACATGGAGGCATCTGCTTCAGCCACACTTCCCGTGGGGATCACGGGCACAGCAGGCACTGGTGGGTgggaagctgagctgcagggctcagccatCCCTTCTCCACAGCCTACCACAAGAGCCTGGAAGATGACCTGAGCTCTGACACATCGGGGCATTTCAAGAGGATTCTCGTCTCCCTGGCTCTGGTAAGGGCAGCTCTTACTGGgtcttttcctctccctgccacaggcagtgctgagggttTGGAAGGACAGTGGCTGGAGAGGACAGAGCATCACTgcctggctgggcagtgctgctggactCTGTCTGCCACCCCCTCACTTGGGGCTCAGGAGATGTCCCCTCTTCATCTCCATGATTTTTGTATCCAACCACAGGGCAACCGTGATGAAGGACCAGAGAACCCCACACAGGCACACGAAGATGCCAAGGTAAGACCCATATTCTTATggattttgcattaaaaaaaagaagaggatgTTGCATCTCCTGGTCTGGAGTTGACATTCTCAAGGAAGCAAATGCACCTGGGCCAGGGTCTCTGTAAACTGCAGGGGGAGATGCCAGGTGAAATGACACCCTTGGAAGTAAAGCCTGATTCCTGAAGcccttggctctgctgctgcatgcacggggagagcagccctggggagtCCCCagccagcaggctgcagccttTCTTGTTCAGAGCTGCCACTCTGGGGTTAAGTAGATCACACTGATGTTGAAATTTGGCTCTTGATCTTCAAACACAGCTTTGGGCTGGTCTGCAGGAGCCACCCACCTCTACGATTTGTTCAGGGGGCAGCCCTGACACACTGGGGAGCTCCAAACCTCTCCTGGGCTGTGGTGAGACACAACTGGAGGGGGAAGGCTGAGCAGCCAGAAGCAGTGCAGGGGTGTGGGGCCCAttccctggctcagctcctggTCCCAGGAGACCTGTGACCCACGGGCTGTGTTCCCTgacctcctgctcctcagg is part of the Oenanthe melanoleuca isolate GR-GAL-2019-014 chromosome 13, OMel1.0, whole genome shotgun sequence genome and harbors:
- the ANXA6 gene encoding LOW QUALITY PROTEIN: annexin A6 (The sequence of the model RefSeq protein was modified relative to this genomic sequence to represent the inferred CDS: deleted 1 base in 1 codon) — encoded protein: MAPQGKVYRGSVKDFPGFDANQDAEALYNAMKGFGSDKEAILDLITSRSNKQRVEICQAYKSLYGKDLIADLKYELTGKFERLIVSLMRPPAYGDAKEIKDAISGVGTDEKCLIEILASRTNQEIHELVAAYKDAYERDLEADIVGDTSGHFKKMLVVLLQGAREEDDVVSEDLVQQDAKDLLEAGELKWGTDEAQFIYILGRRSRQHLRLVFDEYLKIAGKPIERSIRGELSGDFEKLMLAVVKCIRSKAEYFAERLYKAMKGLGTRDNTLIRIMVSRSEIDMLDIREVFRTKYEKSLYNMIKEDTSGEYKKALLKLCGGDDDAAGEFFPEAAQVAYRMWELSAVKVELRGTVQPAGDFNDDGDAQVLRKAMKGLGTDEGAIIEVVTKRSNAQRQQILKAYKAHYGRDLMADLKSELSGSLAKLILGLMLTPAQYDAKQLRKAVEGAGTDHATRNNQEIRAINEAYQEAYHKSLEDDLSSDTSGHFKRILVSLALGNRDEGPENPTQAHEDAKVVAETLKLADVSSNDSSDSLETRFLSILCTRSYPHLRRVFQEFIKMTNHDVEHAIKKRMSGDVRDAFVAIVRSVKNKPAFFADKLYKSMKGAGTDERTLTRIMISRSEIDLFNIRGEFIDLFDKSLHHMIEKDTSGDYRKALLVLCGGED